Genomic DNA from Niabella ginsenosidivorans:
GTCTGCTGCGCTCAGGGACGAAAACCTGAAACTGCCCTTTGCTTATGGCATCAATATGGCGCATAACCGGCTGGAGGAGGTAGTAAGTCGGCTAAAATAGTTTACAGCTTTGTTTCCCTCAATTCTCCGGTTGTTCACCGTCCGGGTTAGAGGGCAGCTGCTCTGATTCAAAAAAATAAATCAAGATCATGAAAAAACGAGATAAGATCCTTTACTGGATTGCCACAGCCTGGCTGGCATTGGGCATGTTATCCACCGGTATTGTACAATTGATCAGACAAAAAGAGGAAACCGTAATGATGGAACATCTGGGCTATCCCGTTTACCTGCTCACGCTGCTCGGTATCTGGAAAATACTGGGTGTAATTGCCATACTGATTCCCAAATACCCGTTGCTGAAGGAATGGGCCTATGCCGGCTTTTTCTTTGCCATGTCCGGTGCCATCTTTTCACACCTGGCCAGCGAAGATGGCGGTAAAGGGCTTTTTGGACCATCGCTATTATTGGTTCTTACAGTAGCGTCATGGTATTTCCGGCCCGCAGACAGAAAAATGATTTTAGCGCATCAATGACCTTTTATAACTTTATTGCAGTACACGAGTAAATAAAACATATGAACCCAAAAGCTGACTTTTACTTTAATAAAGGCAAATGGCAGGAAGAGCTGAGGCAGTTAAGAAAGATCGTTCTGGACTGCGGGCTTACCGAGGAACTGAAATGGGGCTGCCCCTGTTATACCTTTGATGACAGGAACATTGTTTTGATACATGTGTTTAAAGAGTATTGCGCGTTGCTGTTTTTTAAAGGGGCTTTATTACAGGATGCAGAGAGAATACTGATCCGGCAAACCCAAAATGTGCAGTCGGGCCGCCAGGTGCGGTTTACCAATGTACAGGAAATAACAAAGTTACGATCCACCCTCAGGGTCTATATTTATGAAGCCATTGAAGTGGAAAAAGCCGGTTTGAAAGTGCCCTTAAAAAAGACCGCTGATTACATGGTTCCGGAAGAATTTCAGCAGCAGTTAGATAAACATCCCGGATTAAAAAAAGCGTTTGAAGCTTTGACACCGGGGCGGCAAAGGGGATACCTGTTTTATTTTGCACAGCCCAAACAATCTGCAACACGGGCATCGCGCGTGGAAAAATGCCTGCCGAAGATACTGGGAGGAAAAGGCCTGAACGATTGATCAATATGTCAACATACAAAACAGCAACAACATGAAAACCAGTAAAAAGCAATTGCCCGATTCACAGCGTACAACACTGTTGGGCATATTGAAAGACCGTTTTGAAAAAAACAGAGGCCGTCATAAAGGAATGGAATGGGCAACAATACAGGCAAGACTGGAGGCGAAGCCGGAAAAGCTATGGTCGCTCGATGAAATGGAAAGTACCGGTGGTGAGCCGGATGTAGTAGGTTTTGATCAGAAAACCGGCGAATATCTTTTTTGTGATTGCGCAGCAGAAAGCCCCAAAGGCCGCAGAAGTCTTTGCTATGACGGCGCTGCGCTGGCATCAAGGAAAGAGCACAAACCGGCAGACAGCGCCATTGATAAAGCTGCTGCCATGGGCATTGCACTGTTAACGGAAGAGCAATACCGGGCACTGCAACAGCTGGGTGCATTTGATCTGAAAACGTCCAGCTGGATACAGACACCTGCCGCTATCCGGAAGCTGGGCGGAGCGCTCTTTTGTGACCGGCGTTATGATCATGTATTTACTTATCACAATGGCGCTGAATCTTACTATGCCGCCAGGGGATTCCGGGGCATGCTGTGCGTATGAACTTATAGAAATGATAAACAGGCTGCTCTTAGCTGCCTGCCGGATTTTCAGGAATCACTAAAAGAAAAGATCTGTGCGGTAAATGCTCCCGCAGATTCTGAACAACGCAGACAACCATCCATCTGCGCTTCCGCCAATGACGGAAGTCTGCGTTCCGAAGGTTCGGAACAGCGGGACATAACATGCAAGTGAAATTTATTACAGGCCAACAAAAAGCGTTCCGTCTTCAGGAAACTTTTAGGTCTGATTAAAATGTCACTTTTCTATAGGAAAAGCTGAATACTTTGCAAATACATGCGTTCCGGCTGATTGCTGTCTTGCGCTCATATTTTTGCTATATTTGAATGATGTCCGGGTGTTAGGTTGCAACGGTAAAAATCGTTATCCTGTGGCCCCCGGGAAACAGGCTAACAATACTCAAGCCACACATAAATGTTATTTAATAAAATATATTTCCTGTTGTTGCTGCTGACCCTGGAATGCCTGGGTGGAAATTCTTTAAGAGCCCAGGATGGTACAACAGGCTACAAAGAACAGGAGCTGGATTTTACAGCTAACGGCAACAGGCTCTCCGGAAAGCTGATTACTCCCCATGTTTATAAAGGTAAATTACCGGTAATTGTTTTTGTACATGGATCCGGTCCGGAAGATTACAGCTCCTCGGGCAACTACCGGTATCTATGGCAGGTGTTTACTAAAATGGGTTTTGCCTGTTATTCCTGGAACCGGCCGGGAGTAAGCCCGTCTGAAGGACAATGGTACCAGGCATCTATCGCAGACAGAGCCGGAGAAGTGGTCAGTGCCATGAACAGGCTCAAAGAACTGGACTTGGTAGATTCTTCAAAAATAGGCCTTTGGGGCATTAGCCAGGCAGGATGGGTGATTCCTGAAGTAGCCGGCAGAATAGCGCCTGCTTTTGTAATCACAGTGTCTTCACCGGTAACAACGGCCTTTAGTCAGGAGTGCTACAGGGTAAGATCTCAAATGAAGGCAGCAGGATTTTCCAGGCGGGAGCTGCGCAAGGCTATTGCTTATAACAAGGAATTAAGAGCAATGATAAAGGAAGGGAAGCCCTATCAGGCGTTTTTGGAGCTGCAAAAAAGAACAGAGTCTGAAAAATGGAAAGACTATGTTATTACAGGGGATGAAAGGGTATATGATTATTTAAAAGTTGTTTTAACGAAAGACAGCGCCCCTGATCTAAGCAGTTTGCGTTGCCCGGTATTAGCTATTTGGGGTGCGAACGATTTGCTGGTACCTCCCCAAAAAAGCGCTGAGACCTATAAAAAGGAGCTGAAGCGAATAGGTAACCTGAATGTTCAGATAAGGATCATTCCTGATGCAGACCATACACTTACCTATAACCGTACCGGTACTGACGCTGAAACCAACAGAAGGAGAGAGCAGTATAAAGACAAACCCTGGGAAATTTTTGCGCCGGGTTATATTTCTTTAATGACGGATTGGTTAAAAAAGCTGGATCTGAAATGAAGAAGCACAAACACGGCAATAAAGAAACGGGCGTTGTAGTTCCCTTTTCTTATTTGTTCAAACCGGACTATTTAGCGGAACAACCGGCGCTGATGAAAAATTGTAAACCGGTATTGCCAACAGGCACCAGGCGGATAGAACCATTATAATGCAACTAAAAATGATTGACCAGGAAAAGTGTATAAATATTAGTAAGTTTTTAAGCCTGGTTTTACGGCATAAGCCGGAAACGATAGATATTCAGTTAGATGAAAACGGTTGGGCAGATATTGATACCCTGATTGAACGGTCAAACAATTATGGAGTAGCGTTTAATAAAGAGATGCTTCAATACATCGTTGCAACCAACTCAAAGAAACGTTTTGCATTTAACGATACTATTGATAAGATCAGGGCAAGCCAGGGGCACTCTGTAAATGTTGAATTAGGCTACGCAAGCCAAAAGCCACCGGAAATATTGTATCATGGCACAAGCGAAAGATCGGTTCCGTCTATCCTGAACAGCGGGCTTGAAAAACGTAACAGACAACATGTTCATTTGAGCTGTGCTGTTGAAACAGCGGTCAGTGTCGGGCAGCGGCATGGGAAGCCCTTTATATTTAAAGTGCTTGCGGGCCAGATGTATAATGACGGGTTCTTATTTTATCTTTCTGATAATGGTGTTTGGCTTACGGATAAAGTCCCGGCTGCATACCTTGAGGAAGAATAATCAATAAAACCTGCAAAGCTCAATATAGCAACCAGCATTTTTGATAACCTGAAGGCTGATCTTTTATTTTAAAAAGCTGCCTGCCGTTTTATTGGGTGTTCTCGGGACAGATAATGCCTGTCTAAGGCAGGAAATGCGCACATTGCATTAAAAGCGCATTGGCGGCTGTTTTATCCGGGTTATAGAGGAAGGAAAGGAATCTCAACCGGAAGCGGCTGCAACTTATGCGCCCTTTACATTTACAGCAACCCAACCTTTAGGGCCTTTCTGAACTTCAAAAGTAACTTTTAAATTCTCTTTCAATTCAACTAATGCTGCATTTACGTGTACAAAAATGCTCTCTTTGGTAACGGCGTCCTTAATAAACCCATATCCCTTATTACTATCAAAAAAGGTAATGATCCCCGTCCTGGCAGGATCTTCATTTCTGAGATCCCTGCTGTTAGCCACAACAGGCGGTATATCATTATTAAGCGGTTTGGATTTTTTTTCGGGTGGTGTGGCAGATAGGTTGCCATATTCATCTACATAGGCCAGCATATCATTCAGGCTTTTGCCTTTGTCGGTATTTTCCCTGCGTTCCTGTTTTCTTTCTTCCTTTTTCTTTTTAGCGTTTCTTTTTTTTAATTCTCTTTCCCTTTTGTTCCAGGTTTCTCCCATCAGATTCTTTTATAGGTGAATAATAAATTGGTAAGGTTTGGCTGGCACCCAATGCCCAATTATTTGGTTGCTGCACTTAAACGTGTGAACCCTGAACCGTTAAACAGGCGCGAAAGGTTAATGTCCTTTGTTTGCTTCCATTGCTCCAGATTTTTTGAGTTCACCACGCGCCAGAAATTTTTTGCCTTCAGTTCATCATAATCGCGCATATTTATAAAAATGCCGGTTACAGTTGATCGATCCTTGAAATGAATATTTACAGCTCCAGCTTTTTTCGTGTTGGTAACTAAAAATTTTTCTATTGATTCTGCATCCATATGAATTTCTTTTAAAGTCTTACTAACTAAACCGGCATTCTTCTTACCAGCGATTGGAATAACTTGGCTTTTCTTCTTTGGGGCGCGCTTCCATTACTTTGATGGAGCGGCCATCCTGCATAGAGCCGTTCAGGTCTTTGATGGCTTTCATAGCTGCATCGTCAGACATTTCAACAAATCCAAAGCCTCTGCTTTGTTTGGTGAATTTGTCTGTAATAACACGCGCGCTGTCAACAGCTCCGTATGTTGAAAATAAATCGGTAAGGTCTTCAGTGGTAAAGCTGTACCCAAGATTGGACACGAAAATGTTCATTTTTAATAAATTTAATAAATTGATAAATGATTCGAGAAAGGCAAATATATAAAGCGGAAAAGCTGAAAAAGCAAGTGCTTACAATAGAGCGGTAACTCAAACTAACCCGGCAAAGATAAGCTTAATTCTTCAAATGTCCGTTTTTTTCTTTTTGAGCCATATAACCTGTTGGTATCAACTTATTTATTGCATATTGTAATAAATAAAGTATCTTCATTAAAAGCAGAAGGCGTATTGAATGAATGTTGTCTTTCCCATGTTCCGTGTCTTTCTTCTTTTGTTTATGCTTTTAACCAAAATCAATTATAAATAACAGTTAGGTTTTAATACCAAGCCTGATGACAGGATTGAAGGAGTCCGGGCATTTCTTCAATCCTTTTAATGATTTGATAACTTTTTAATTGAATAGTATGAATTTTCAAAAACAGGATCTTGTACATACGCACTATAGCTGGGCCAGCGGCGGGCATATCTTTAAAGGACAGCCCAGCCGGAGAAGCTTTGACAGGAACAACGGAGACCAGGTATTGTTTCTGATTAACCTTTATGCCTCTCTGACGGATCGGTTCACGTTGCATGATGGAAAGATCATTGAACAAAAGATCCATTCGGATGTGCCGGAAGAAGCCAGGAGCGAAATATCAGTTTTTAACTGGCTGAGATGGAATGTGTTTATAGCTGAATAGATCGTTAAAGCGGGCGGCTGAACAGCGGGTTTATAAGCCTTCTTTACAGGGAATTGATTTTTATCCGGAATGCTGACAGGCAATAGTTAATATAGCTGGTAAGCGATTGTTGTAATTGTAGCAGATCGTTCCGCTTATAGGTACGGATCAGTTCTCTGGCTTCTATGCTCAATTGCTGTTGTAGCTGCCGCTCGTATCTGCCCCGTATCTGCTGAAAAACATTTTCATCGCCCTGCCGGTCTAATTTTTTTATCTGCTCCATAAAATTAAAATAAAGCTCTTCAAACAGCTTATTGGCAGTTTTTCTAAAACCAGTCATTATTAAAACAGGATCCTGTTCCATTTAAAAATTATTAAACCCGATAACAAACAGCATTAATGTTCATTCCCGCTCCAACAGATGCAAACAGAATAATATCCCCCCCGGAAATTTTATGGCCTGCTATTTTATTGTTCCGTATTAAATGATATAGTGTTGGAATGGTTGCTACCGAACTGTTTCCCAGCCACTGGATGCTCATTGGCATCACATTTTTTGGAGAGCTGGTTCCATACAGTTCATACAGTCTTTTTACAATTTCTTCATCCATTTTTTCATTGGCCTGGTGGATCAGTATCTTGCTGACCTCATTAATTGAAATGC
This window encodes:
- a CDS encoding DoxX family protein, with the protein product MKKRDKILYWIATAWLALGMLSTGIVQLIRQKEETVMMEHLGYPVYLLTLLGIWKILGVIAILIPKYPLLKEWAYAGFFFAMSGAIFSHLASEDGGKGLFGPSLLLVLTVASWYFRPADRKMILAHQ
- a CDS encoding YdeI/OmpD-associated family protein, yielding MNPKADFYFNKGKWQEELRQLRKIVLDCGLTEELKWGCPCYTFDDRNIVLIHVFKEYCALLFFKGALLQDAERILIRQTQNVQSGRQVRFTNVQEITKLRSTLRVYIYEAIEVEKAGLKVPLKKTADYMVPEEFQQQLDKHPGLKKAFEALTPGRQRGYLFYFAQPKQSATRASRVEKCLPKILGGKGLND
- a CDS encoding DUF4256 domain-containing protein, yielding MKTSKKQLPDSQRTTLLGILKDRFEKNRGRHKGMEWATIQARLEAKPEKLWSLDEMESTGGEPDVVGFDQKTGEYLFCDCAAESPKGRRSLCYDGAALASRKEHKPADSAIDKAAAMGIALLTEEQYRALQQLGAFDLKTSSWIQTPAAIRKLGGALFCDRRYDHVFTYHNGAESYYAARGFRGMLCV
- a CDS encoding alpha/beta hydrolase family protein — translated: MLFNKIYFLLLLLTLECLGGNSLRAQDGTTGYKEQELDFTANGNRLSGKLITPHVYKGKLPVIVFVHGSGPEDYSSSGNYRYLWQVFTKMGFACYSWNRPGVSPSEGQWYQASIADRAGEVVSAMNRLKELDLVDSSKIGLWGISQAGWVIPEVAGRIAPAFVITVSSPVTTAFSQECYRVRSQMKAAGFSRRELRKAIAYNKELRAMIKEGKPYQAFLELQKRTESEKWKDYVITGDERVYDYLKVVLTKDSAPDLSSLRCPVLAIWGANDLLVPPQKSAETYKKELKRIGNLNVQIRIIPDADHTLTYNRTGTDAETNRRREQYKDKPWEIFAPGYISLMTDWLKKLDLK
- a CDS encoding RNA 2'-phosphotransferase encodes the protein MQLKMIDQEKCINISKFLSLVLRHKPETIDIQLDENGWADIDTLIERSNNYGVAFNKEMLQYIVATNSKKRFAFNDTIDKIRASQGHSVNVELGYASQKPPEILYHGTSERSVPSILNSGLEKRNRQHVHLSCAVETAVSVGQRHGKPFIFKVLAGQMYNDGFLFYLSDNGVWLTDKVPAAYLEEE
- a CDS encoding cold-shock protein; this translates as MGETWNKRERELKKRNAKKKKEERKQERRENTDKGKSLNDMLAYVDEYGNLSATPPEKKSKPLNNDIPPVVANSRDLRNEDPARTGIITFFDSNKGYGFIKDAVTKESIFVHVNAALVELKENLKVTFEVQKGPKGWVAVNVKGA
- a CDS encoding short-chain dehydrogenase, with amino-acid sequence MDAESIEKFLVTNTKKAGAVNIHFKDRSTVTGIFINMRDYDELKAKNFWRVVNSKNLEQWKQTKDINLSRLFNGSGFTRLSAATK
- a CDS encoding RNA recognition motif domain-containing protein: MNIFVSNLGYSFTTEDLTDLFSTYGAVDSARVITDKFTKQSRGFGFVEMSDDAAMKAIKDLNGSMQDGRSIKVMEARPKEEKPSYSNRW